A region from the Helicoverpa armigera isolate CAAS_96S chromosome 6, ASM3070526v1, whole genome shotgun sequence genome encodes:
- the LOC110377003 gene encoding uncharacterized protein LOC110377003 isoform X2 — protein sequence MALSFFNESEAPRDFRVSSTESDGHYKKCLLCYTVKKNFYCSDCVRAGNFVHSSMPYADSESIEDMEFIGEDTEEEPPKRPQLHIVAPWIHTDGDFSQVHEWLRQDAELAGCLSGAGVGRAARVVAALALCAQLLALLAWALDARLPHTISLNEYCNWRVSASGVSWRARRLSAAGAALCARAALPPPHTHAASAPHAAHATPAPPHALAALHTLVRAANTDDPMLGRVESWMSSCEAAVQSVWADAVAALGDLDADDTEPPEHLHWPETMEIEELSCTPPTPAPAPSLLTSFASMWRVFK from the exons ATGGCGTtgagtttttttaatgaaagtgAGGCACCGCGGGACTTCCGAGTGTCGTCCACGGAGAGTGATGGCCATTACAAGAAGTGTCTTCTTTGTTACACCGTGAAAAAGAACTTCTACTGTTCGGATTGCGTCAGGGCGGGCAATTTTGTTCACTCCTCGATGCCTTACGCAGACAG TGAGAGTATAGAGGACATGGAGTTCATAGGCGAGGACACGGAGGAGGAGCCCCCCAAGCGGCCGCAGCTGCACATCGTGGCGCCCTGGATCCACACCGACGGCGACTTCTCGCAGGTGCACGAGTGGC TGCGTCAGGACGCGGAGCTGGCGGGCTGCCTGTCGGGCGCGGGCgtggggcgggcggcgcgcgtgGTGGCGGCGCTGGCGCTGTGTGCGCAGCTGCTGGCGCTGCTCGCCTGGGCGCTCGACGCCAGGCTGCCGCACACCATCTCGCTCAA CGAGTACTGCAACTGGCGCGTGTCAGCGAGCGGCGTGTCgtggcgcgcgcgccgcctcagcgccgccggcgccgcgctgtgcgcccgcgccgcgctgccGCCGCCACACACGCACGCCGCGTCCGCGCCACACGCCGCACACGCCACGCCCGCGCCACCGCACGCGCTCGCCGCGCTGCACACGCTAGTGCGAGCTGCGAACACTGATGACCCCATGCTTGGCAG GGTGGAGTCATGGATGAGCAGCTGCGAGGCGGCGGTGCAGTCTGTGTGGGCGGACGCGGTGGCGGCGCTCGGCGACCTCGACGCCGACGACACAGAGCCGCCGGAGCATCTGCACTGGCCAGAGACCATGGAG ATTGAGGAGTTGAGCTGCACCCCGCCGACGCCTGCGCCGGCGCCGTCGCTGCTGACGTCATTCGCCTCCATGTGGCGCGTCTTCAAGtga
- the LOC110377003 gene encoding beclin 1-associated autophagy-related key regulator isoform X1, which translates to MALSFFNESEAPRDFRVSSTESDGHYKKCLLCYTVKKNFYCSDCVRAGNFVHSSMPYADRYAEKQAKLLRMKVNRKHILDRCEKLLASKLKKDTLLTEAKQSRDNLDLLRLAIEQRRSNIEEKRRQLAELRSHNNELMLKLPRYQKRVTSLGKHAQIQRMELENKVSTYNEQAESLAALRRSRIRQLTKYIFPVYMTYDTSESIEDMEFIGEDTEEEPPKRPQLHIVAPWIHTDGDFSQVHEWLRQDAELAGCLSGAGVGRAARVVAALALCAQLLALLAWALDARLPHTISLNEYCNWRVSASGVSWRARRLSAAGAALCARAALPPPHTHAASAPHAAHATPAPPHALAALHTLVRAANTDDPMLGRVESWMSSCEAAVQSVWADAVAALGDLDADDTEPPEHLHWPETMEIEELSCTPPTPAPAPSLLTSFASMWRVFK; encoded by the exons ATGGCGTtgagtttttttaatgaaagtgAGGCACCGCGGGACTTCCGAGTGTCGTCCACGGAGAGTGATGGCCATTACAAGAAGTGTCTTCTTTGTTACACCGTGAAAAAGAACTTCTACTGTTCGGATTGCGTCAGGGCGGGCAATTTTGTTCACTCCTCGATGCCTTACGCAGACAG ATACGCAGAAAAACAAGCAAAACTACTCCGTATGAAAGTTAACCGCAAACACATACTAGATAGATGTGAAAAATTATTAGCATCAAAACTGAAGAAAGACACATTATTAACAGAAGCTAAACAGTCCCGAGATAACCTGGATCTCCTAAGACTAGCGATTGAACAGAGACGTAGCAACATTGAAGAGAAGCGGAGACAACTTGCGGAACTCCGAAGTCATAATAATGAGTTGATGCTGAAGCTTCCTCGGTATCAGAAACGTGTGACGAGCCTCGGGAAACATGCTCAGATACAGAGGATGGAGTTGGAGAACAAAGTCAGCACGTACAATGAACAGGCAGAGTCGTTGGCAGCTTTACGCAGATCACGTATACGGCAGCTCACAAAGTATATATTCCCGGTGTATATGACGTATGATACTAG TGAGAGTATAGAGGACATGGAGTTCATAGGCGAGGACACGGAGGAGGAGCCCCCCAAGCGGCCGCAGCTGCACATCGTGGCGCCCTGGATCCACACCGACGGCGACTTCTCGCAGGTGCACGAGTGGC TGCGTCAGGACGCGGAGCTGGCGGGCTGCCTGTCGGGCGCGGGCgtggggcgggcggcgcgcgtgGTGGCGGCGCTGGCGCTGTGTGCGCAGCTGCTGGCGCTGCTCGCCTGGGCGCTCGACGCCAGGCTGCCGCACACCATCTCGCTCAA CGAGTACTGCAACTGGCGCGTGTCAGCGAGCGGCGTGTCgtggcgcgcgcgccgcctcagcgccgccggcgccgcgctgtgcgcccgcgccgcgctgccGCCGCCACACACGCACGCCGCGTCCGCGCCACACGCCGCACACGCCACGCCCGCGCCACCGCACGCGCTCGCCGCGCTGCACACGCTAGTGCGAGCTGCGAACACTGATGACCCCATGCTTGGCAG GGTGGAGTCATGGATGAGCAGCTGCGAGGCGGCGGTGCAGTCTGTGTGGGCGGACGCGGTGGCGGCGCTCGGCGACCTCGACGCCGACGACACAGAGCCGCCGGAGCATCTGCACTGGCCAGAGACCATGGAG ATTGAGGAGTTGAGCTGCACCCCGCCGACGCCTGCGCCGGCGCCGTCGCTGCTGACGTCATTCGCCTCCATGTGGCGCGTCTTCAAGtga